In Deferribacteraceae bacterium V6Fe1, one genomic interval encodes:
- a CDS encoding DUF2062 domain-containing protein, translated as MKIRDKLARLLTIDRSPHIVALSSAIGMIIGFSPYVGFHTVLAIAFSYFLNLPIYPLILGAYITNPITLIFIYAFCYKVGLILTDTNIDIVLDWTKLNWDIMLHNVKQVLWPFFVGCHVVGVLAAVITYVAVYFIIKRYKGAVVG; from the coding sequence ATAAAAATACGTGATAAGCTGGCAAGGCTGCTGACAATAGATAGATCACCCCATATAGTTGCGCTTTCTTCAGCTATAGGGATGATCATTGGTTTTTCCCCTTACGTAGGATTTCATACAGTCCTTGCTATTGCTTTTTCATATTTTTTGAATCTGCCAATTTATCCTTTAATTTTAGGTGCGTATATCACAAATCCTATTACACTTATATTTATATATGCTTTTTGCTATAAAGTTGGGTTGATTTTGACCGATACAAATATTGATATAGTTTTGGACTGGACAAAGCTAAATTGGGATATTATGTTACATAATGTCAAACAAGTATTATGGCCTTTTTTTGTCGGATGCCATGTAGTTGGTGTTTTGGCAGCAGTTATAACTTACGTTGCAGTTTATTTTATAATTAAGAGATACAAAGGGGCTGTGGTTGGCTGA